A part of Macrobrachium nipponense isolate FS-2020 chromosome 26, ASM1510439v2, whole genome shotgun sequence genomic DNA contains:
- the LOC135199776 gene encoding cuticle protein AMP4-like, with protein MKAVFVLCLAALASAAPKPQGDGPVVAILRDERVDNGDGNFNYAFEADNGISMQVSGTPGSEGQVNMEGVYLLPLADGGFAEIRFIANENGFQPSGDILPTPHPLPAHAIEQIRIAEQQRAEGITFE; from the exons ATGAAAGCC GTCTTCGTCCTCTGCCTCGCCGCCCTGGCCTCCGCCGCCCCCAAGCCTCAGGGAGACGGCCCCGTCGTCGCCATCTTGAGGGACGAACGCGTCGACAACGGCGACGGAAACTTCAACTACGCCTTCGAGGCCGACAACGGCATCTCCATGCAGGTCTCCGGAACCCCCGGTTCAGAGGGACAGGTCAACATGGAGGGAGTCTACCT CCTTCCTCTGGCTGACGGAGGCTTCGCCGAGATTCGCTTCATCGCCAACGAGAACGGCTTCCAGCCCTCAGGAGACATCctgcccaccccccacccactccCCGCCCACGCCATCGAGCAGATCCGCATCGCCGAGCAACAGAGGGCTGAAGGCATCACCTTCGAATAA